CTACACAAGAAACAATTTTCTTTAGACGACGGAGCCGAGATCGGAGTTGACAATGGTCTCCAAATTTTGACATTCGCAGTTAAGATCGAGGATGGAAAGGTGTTGGTCGAGCTTCCAGCAGTCCAGGAAATCGACGCTATCCTCGGAACTCACGGACTACGTGTTGAAAAATCGGACTGTATCGACATCTCAGGGGACGCTTTGAAAGTTCCTGTTCGTGGCCAGCGTAAGGACTGGAACAAAATCGTTGGATCGAGTGCGGCTGTTCGTTCTGAAACTGCTCTCCGTGCGCAGTCAGCTAACTCGACGTCGACGGAAGCGTAAGCAATTTTGCACAAACTGCATAAGTTAGATAAAAGAATTTTTGTTTCTGTCAATGGAAAGGTCTACCGGTATTTAACGTAATATGCGAGATCTTCAGGAGAGGAGAGATACTATACCGTCAACCATTGATTCCGCTGCTTCgctttccaaaattttcttGTCCGTGCAATCGATCAGAGTAGAAAGAATACTGTCGATTTGCTTGCGTAGCTGTATAAACATGACTCCCGTCTTGGCAGCAAGCGATAACTCCATCCATCCGTCGATCGTCACCTTTTTTTGCGGATGAAGGACAACGATTTCACCACCGAACAAAAGAAGTGCAAGTGGGTGTACAAAGAAGGTCGTCGATATTGAAACGCGATTTCCGGTCCCAAATTTTTCATGATATCCCATCCAGCAGATGGGCAATTGTCTAGAAGCTTTCGCATTGACCGACGAAGAGTGCACAAACAAGCGCTCTTGTTTATGCCATATGGTTTGGTCTCCCTGAGGGGTTAGGTGCACTCGGGCAACATTCGGATACAGGCCCGCACAGATAACAGTATGAACAATGGACTCCTTCCTTCCGTTACGATTGTACTGACTTTTTGCTGATAAGCGACTGTCAAAACGACGGCTTTGATTGTCGTATCCAGCCTTTACTCTGTCCAGTAAGCCAATGCCAACGAGAAGCTCTAAATATTGGATCCTCGCGTCTCCCATCTCCCGAAGTACTGCAAAACTGAGGAAATTATCTTGGCAGAATTGCCTCGATTTGGACTGTGTATCACACTTGTTAAATGCCTCCCAAACGTTCAATAGCGTCAAAAAGTCTGATTTAGGGTGGTGAAAAGAGGAATGGGCAGCCTTCGCTTGATGTGCATCCTGCAACGACATAACGAACGGAGATTTGGATGCAGATAATGCGGCGACGATGGTTGCTATCGTGTCGATACAACGGAAGAGAGTGCCGAATACCATCATCTTTCCGAGCCGTACATCAACCGGCAACCGACTCAGGTGATTACCGAGTGGAGTCAGCCGCTCGGAAAGGGTCGAATCTGAGTACGTCAGCGCCTTGATGTTCTGGAGCACTTGCAGAGCGGCGTTCACGTTGTCTGGGTCCGGCGGTTCAGGTGTCAGAGAGAGGAAGTCGCTACACTTTACTGCAAATCCAGAGGCTAATATATTGAGACACACTTCTTCGAGTGGTATTCGACGAATCTCAGGCTCTGTAGCTAGTCTCATATTATTTTGTTCCGTGAGCGACGAAAACAATTTTAGGCAAAGACCAGGCTGAACGCGACCGGCTCTTCCAGCGCGTTGCTTTGCACTTGCTTTGGAGCACCAGGTCGCAACGAGTTTTCTGGTAGCCGTTCGTTTTTCATAGTGTACTTCACGAACTCGGCCAGAGTCAAGAACTAGAGAAAGAGTGAGATGAGTTTAAAGGAAAGGAAATGGTTTCAATGAGTTACTTACCGCAAACGACATCTGGAATCGTAACGCTTGTTTCTGCAATGTTTGTCGACAGGATTATATTTCTACGACCGTTAAGAGGCTTTTCGAAAGCACGTCGTTGCTCCGCAGAGGACAAAAGCGAATGCAATGGGACGATCGTGAACCAGCGTGCGTCCCCGAACATTCTGCTGCTACGCAGTCTCTCACTTAGAGCCTTGATTTCGCCGACACCAGGAAGGAAAATGAGAAGTGCACCATTGGAAATGTCGACGCCTTCCGGAGGAGAAAGCGCTTGCGTAGTACCATTTTTCAAGAGTACAAACTCGAGCAAATCCTCAATCAAATCGTAGTTAATCTGACTCTCATCGACCCGATCCATTGACCTATACGACAACATGCGAGAAATTAGTCAAATTTTCTTTCTCTACCTCTTTCGACGTCTCCAGATTTTACCTTCGAGTCGGCAATGCGAACCCAGGGTAGCGATCTGAAACGTTTGTGCCAAGCTCAGAATCAAGAGAAACGGTTTGCCTTTTCCTCTCACCCCCCTTTGTCGACACCCACATTGAAACTGTTTCTCTAGCGTCATACTGTCTAAGAGCATATCGGGAATGTTCCTCAATGATGTGATTTGTCGCTTCCAAAATATCTTCCAAATGATAAGTAGCAACCGGAAACGTCCGCCCAGGAACAGTGACCAGCGGGGCTCCACCAAAGAAGGAGCGAAAGAGGTCTGCGTCAAGAGTAGCTGACATCTGGTGGAAACGCTGGGTGAAATATTTTTCTCATTGGACAACTCTCGATTTCGCTGTGAAAACTTACCAACACAACCTTCAAGTCGGACCGCGTTCCTTGCAGGAGCGCTCGAAGGGACACAAGGAGGACATCTATTTGCCATTGTCGTTCATGGACTTCATCGACAATGACGTGAGAAATGCCTTTCAGAGTTGGATCTTCGACCAACCGGCGAAGAATAACTCCAGTGGTACAAAAAAGAAGTCTAGTTTCGGATGATCTGCGAGACTCAAGCCGAATTTGATACCCAACAAGTCTACCAACTGAATCTTCGCACATTTCATCCGAAACGCGTTCTGCTACCGAAATTGCAGCTACGCGTCGAGGTTGACTACACAGAATCGTTGTTGTGTCACCTCGGGCTCCCAAAAGCGCCTCTTCCAGTATGTACTGAGGACATTGCGTTGTCTAAAAAGGAAGATCGAAGTTGCGTAAATTGGAAATCGTCGTAGGTTAGTGCATCACATACAATATTGGATTCTAGACTAGAAACGAGGCATCTAACCTTTCCAGCTCCGGTTTCAGCACACACGACAGTGACAGGGTTGACGCGAATCGTCCTGAGAAGCTCATCGCGAAACGAGAAGATCGGAAGAGCAGACCTCTCTTTCAGCATCCCACGGTATGCTGTCGTGGTCACTCGAGACATAAATTGGGCCTTCAGCTGAAAGCTGGCTTTTGAGGGCTTTGTGTCCGTCAATGCAGACGAGATCCCGCTGTCAGCCGAGTCATCATCCCAGGATACTGTTTCTGGCTCATCGTCGATAATACCGACTTCTTCACTCGACTTTTTCCGGAGTGTTGGCACCACACCGCCATTGTCCGGGATAGACTGAATCAATTCGTCTATACAATCTTTCCGCTCATTTTCTGTAGCTTCCAGTGCACGCATTGCTTCCTCTGTTCTTGAGTACATCCAACCCTGCCACAAATCACGGTAAAAGGGAGGAAACAGCCGATACAAAGGTAGCTCCGGACTAATTTCGTACAAGGCCATAGCTGCCACATATTGCTGAGAGTCGGCAAAACTCGGGGAGGGTCCGAGATACTCCACATCATATTGTGGCCTCTTCGTAGGTTTGACCGACAAATGACATCCGTTCGTCGACAATGGACGAAAAGTTGGCCTGGGGGCCTTATTTTTCCGACAgtattcttccaaaactAGTTTTGGTGTTTTCCCAGTCCACTTCTTCGGAACCGAGTTGCTGGGAATTCGAACCACCGATACGGGATCTGCTTGGCCTGCCCCCTCATGTTGTATTGTTGTTTCCTTGTCGGTAGCATCAAAAATGCCTGCAAAGAGTTCATCTAGCTCTCCGCCTTCCATTTCGCGCAAATCCGGCGGAAAACCGTCTTGTACACTTCTGGTGTCCTCCGATATCACAGGCTCAACTACTCGTTGGTGCTGTTGATTCACTTTACGCTGGGCACCGCGAACCTTTTGCCGCATTACTTTGACCTGTTTTTGAAGCTCCTTGATCTCATATTTGCTACGCATGTAATTAGAGGCCTCGTCGGCCAGGTCAGACTCCATGGAGCTAAGTTCCGCTTGTAATGTACTATATACGAGCTCCTCGGGAGTCGGAATTTCTGCGTCTAGCTCAGTCTCTGTGGATTGGGACGACACATTCGGGGAACCACTGGACCTGCCCTCATCGACGAATGTGGAATTGGGAAGCTCCGCAATCAGCGAATCCTCATGTATCGCTTgttcggcgtcgtcgtcgtcgtcttccacgtATTCGTACTGCTGCAAAAGCCAAGCCTTTTGCGCTTGCTCATTGTCTTCTCCCTCTCGATCAGGAGTCGCCTGTGACTTTGTTGGTGGCAAGGCGACGAAAGCTTTCGTGTCCAGGACTTGTCGTTCCCGCGATCCACAGTCACCGCCGCTACCACAAACTGGTGCCACCACCGTAATGGCTGGACCAGATGACGTAGTGGAAgacttttgtttcgttgcaTCCTCTCGAATTTGTCCTTCCGTGAATAGCGGGGGTAAATCGGCGGAGGCCAGATGTAGACATAACCAATTGAGCGCCGATTCGAGTGTAATACTGTAGCCCAAAGCGACCACAACGGACTGAATCTGGGCAAACGTAAAGCGAAAGCCCACAAGTTGATCGTAAATGGTACCGATACGTTTCGTAAAGCGATCGGACGGACCATCAGTGACGTCCTTTTCGCCACGGGACGTTGTGTTCAGGGCGTCGTCGTCTGGAACGGGCAATTGCTCGAGAAGCAGTTCCAATTGGGATTGGATCGCCGTCGTCATAATAAAAGGACGAGCTTCCTCCGAAGGGAAAGATTCCATCGCATCCTGCTTTACGGTAGGATTTGGTGGACCCGCTGGTTGTCGAGCAACGCTGGTTTGCTGGTAGCCTCTGGCGTCCCGGGGTTTGGATTTTCGTGAGCGGGTCATGGGAACGATTCGTATTGTTTTTTGACGTTTTGGATCAAAATCGCGAAAAAAAAATAATCGCCCTGCTTGGTAATGGTGATTTGGTAGCGGTGGACACTTTCCCCACACCCTGTCCAGCCGACGACACCGTCACTTCGTTGGAGCGGTCGCGTAGCTTCACAGGCCCTCCACCAGCGGCAGCTTCCGGCGATACCCCTATCAGCCAGGCGTTCTGTTCTTTTGTGTTCCGAAAACAAAGGTGGACTGCGTCCCAGGCCGACGACCAACTCGGAGGAAACGCAGAGTGTAGTGGACGCCGCCCGCCCCGTCCTCATGGTCAGAAGGATGAATTTCGGTTTCCAAGATCCGCACCGCGGGATTGGAATTCACGGAATGACGTCATCTCGCCAATCCCGTCGGTCCTGGAGGGATGGGAAACAGGGTTAGCGGACAGTGACTTGGTTTCCGGGAATTGGGTCATTCCTTACAGTTACCGGTAAGCTGGTAGTCTGATTAATTGCCGCTGTCCCTGAATGTCGAACACGTGTAAAACATGGAACATAGAGTCTCGGTGAGACATATCGCTTAGACTGATCAAAGTGGAACAGAGACAAAGCGAAAGATAACAACCAACTGCAGAGCCGCGTCCGTATTCGCAAACGAGTCTTCGTGTCACGGCGAGAAGAGCTTACATTCCTGTCTATCGTGCTAGCTACAACCAGATCGCCGGACCCATAAGTTGGACTGACGGTGATTGCTTGGCTGTGACCCAATACCTCCGAGATTGTTGTAGCATTAGACGTCTTTTGAAGAAGCAGGCAACATGGTGAGTACAGGATGCGGagaaaaagacaaacagGAAGAAGCACAGCAAAggcttgacagtgagtggaTCTAGAACAGAGTTATTCTGCAAACAGAAGCAGTCGTGTCTAAGAGATCGATAAGAACTCTAGTACGATGATTTGTGTTGGATCTTTCCTGCACTCACAGTTACATCTATGGGTATTTCTCCTCCTTTCTTTCATTACAGGGTGCCGCGATTAGCTCCACACTGACCATGTGTTTGACGTACACTTGTTGTAGTGCCACGAATTCCTTATGCAACGCCTGTCTCGGCTCCACTTCGGAAAATTCGACGGGTCGAAAACGCAGTGTTTTGCTCCTGACCTTGGCGGTAGCCATAGCCTTGTGGTTCCAGTACGATGTCGGTCCAGCTATTGTCACCAAGTCGGGGTGGGTCTGGAAAGCTTTTCAGTGGATCCCGGGATTCGGGAAAATGCTCTACCACGCATGGTACGATTCCTGTGAAGTCTACAAGGACAATGATGCTCTCTTGCAGCAGTGTGCGGGTAACGCCGGCGTGTATCGACCAACATTCGTGGCGAGTTTGTTTTTTGCCGTCTTGGCAATTGTCACCAAAGTGGAACCGTATCTCAACAAGGAAGTTTGGCCTGCGAAGTAcgttgtctttttgttcgCGGTGACCATTTCCATGTTCGTTTCGTCCGCACCGATGTTTACCGGCTTTTATCTGTGGTTGGCACGGTTTGGCGCCACACTATTTGTGCTGCTGCAACAAATTATTCTTATTGACGTTGCGTACAACTGGAACGAGGATTGGGTAGACCGTGCCGACCAGGCGGACCGAATGGACTACGGTAGTGGCGCGAATTGGCTGCACGCGATTGTCGCGACCTGTGTCGCCTTTTATGTCGCCGCCTGCGCCGGCATTTGGATCCTCTATCAGAACTTTACGGGCTGTCCGGAAAACACTTGGATCATCACGTTGACAATGTTGGGAGTTTTGGGGCTAACCGCGATTCAGCTTTCGGGGCAAGAGGGGTCGCTGCTGACCTCCTCGGTAATGAGCCTGTATTCGGTCTATTTGGCATACAGTATGGTTTCCAAGAACCCCAACGCTAGCTGCAACCCACAGCTAGGGAGCAATGATGTCTGGAGCATTGTCATCGGTTTGACGCTCACCGCCGTCAGTCTAGCTTGGACAGGCTGGTCGTGGACGGCCGAGGAGCGCTTGAACGTTGACGGTGTTCAGTCGGCGAAATCGGTGACGGGTGCACACCCAATCGGCGGCAATGGTCAAATTAATTTGGACGTTCCGTTTTTGGATGCAGAAGATCAGCCTCGGCAAGGCCTCGTGACAGATTCGGACGGGCCTGCCGCTCGAAGTGGCCGAGTCGCTAACGCGCATGTCTGGAAGCTCAACGTCGTCATGTTGTTAATTTCTTGCTTCGTGGCCATGACTCTGACAGGATGGGGGACAATTGAAGAATTGGATGAAAATGCGAATGCGGCGAATCCGACTGTAGGTCGGGTGAATATGGCGATGCTTGGTATTAGTCAGTGGCTGGCCATTGGATTGTATGTGTGGACGCTGCTTGCGCCGCGACTGTATCCGGACTACGAGTTTTCCTAGGGCGCCGCATAACAATGGCGACCCGGTTCATGTATGACAAGGCACAAAGACCTCCATGCTTTTATGTTAGACAGGCATTTTACAATTCGATGGTGTCTTTGTTGAAGCGTTAGTCGCCTGGACTGTCAGATTTGTTTAGGTCGACTAGCGCATATATCACTACTCTACTAGTATATAGATAGTCTTTGGGTTTGGCCAGCAAAAAAGAACATGGAATGTTCGCATTTCAgttttgtgtgtgtgcggGTTCGCATCCGGCTTCAAAGCCCCTCGTACGGTGCGATCCGAAGCATCCCATAAAAATCTCTCAGATAAAAAAATATCGAAGAAAAACTGTGCCTTAAGCATGACCGGAGGAGCTATTTTTTCACACATTTACCGCCGCGAAGCACTACGGCAAACCCGTACCACGGCTTCGCGATACAGAGGAGCTGCCAGTAACTCCACAGCGGAGCCAGCTCAGATCAGCGATCCTACCGCCACTGCTGTCCCCCTCTCAAAGATGGCGGTGGCCGAGACCAAAGAGCCCGTTTGGAAGAGCTACGGACTAGATGTAAGCCACATACACGACTCGGGGAAGACAGCAGACTTTACATTATAATGATTTCTCACAACAAATCTTCATTCCGCGGAACTTTTTCTAGGAAGGTTGGGGTCCCTGGTTTCTTGTTCCCTAAGAATACTTCTTACAGATTTATACTGTATATAAAACAACTCTTTTCGTCATTGCAGCCTTTTCCGTATGCGCGTATTAGTGCTCTCACAAACTGTAGTCCTTCCTGATGTAGTCGAATCAACCAAGCGTATCAACATACCGGTACATTTCGGCCAAGGAAAACACGGTATCGACGTAGAACCACTCAATTGGTACCGAAGTAGCTGTTTGCCGCACATGCTCTTGGCTCCCTCCACAAACAGCTCACAAGCCTAAGTTCAGTTCAGGTCTCCTTCTTTTCATTCCACACCCGAGAAAGTTAACGTCTAAACATGTCGTCGATTTCAGCGGGACCCAGTGACTACAAAAGATCTCGTCAAATAGTACCGGAAATTCAAGGAATCCATGGATAAGATAAGTCGTTGACAACACGTTCTCATTTTGATGAAAATTGCTCATCGTTCGCATTGACGACGCTGCCTTTGACACAAAACTAAAAGAAATGCAAAACAAATAAAAGCTGGCGCAAATACAACCAAAATAGcgacttcacagtcagtctaACATGACATGGACAGCATTCTATCACACTATGCGGCGAGGCCTCTCTGAAAAGGCAAATGCCATAACTCGACGCGGGCATCAACAAAGACTGGTCGTCGGCGGGCAATCGCGATCCGTTTCGACGCAGACCAATTTTTCGGCTGctcaagaagaagccaacaTGTCTACGGAGCAATGGGACTTTCTGATTCTCGATGTAAGTACCAAGAAAAATTTGAAGGCTTTGAAGAAAGTGAGAGCCTCGCTAACTTTGAAATGTGTACAAGGCTCGTCTCTGACTTGACTAATTCATTCAATCAGTAAATTTTCGGACATATGGTGAAACGATGGTCCCTACCTCCTCTTTCGGATTCTTGCTCTTAACgtacattgactgtgaacgatCCTTTCTCGAATTTTCGAAACACCACTAGATAAATGTATCCTAGTCCAAGCAATTTTCGATCGAAGGAGGAGGCTTTTCCGTTCTTAATAAAATAGTGCGTGATGTTAAGGAGCAGCAGCATGCCGCTGCCATAGTCCATTTGTGTAAATTATCGTTCCGGAGTCTGCGCATAGCAATACCAACAGACAATGATGTAAAGATCAATCCACTGCTACACTTCCTATCTAGAGAGGCTACCAGGAGTCCCTCACAAGTAAAAATTTACGTGAAAATTTGTCGCGGCGATGAGAAAATATGCAAGATCGTAGAACGTGAATTTCCGGATTCGCATTGGGTATCCAGGCGGTACTCGTTCCGATTGTATCGTGTCATAGAACCTCGCAGAATTCACCGTTAAAGTCGATTCCGAGTCGTGCTCACATTTCTGCTTGCGTCTCGGCCATTCCGGACTTTCTCCCAACACCCACAGACGCACATACATCATCGACACTCGAGACCTTCCTGTCACCAAGCCATACAAGATTCAGATTTGCGATATGACCTGGACTCTCTTTTACCAAACAATGCGTCGCGGTATCTCCGACCGCATGTCATTCTATAACCGTgttgtcaacaaaagcagacCAAGCGAATCAAGGAAAACCCTTTCTACCCAAGCAGATAAGCTCGAGAAAGCGAGGCGCCCAATCGAATCTTGGGACTTTCGAATGATTGAAGCCGTCACCGCCTGGCATTGAAGCGCAGTTGGCGAATTCACGATCGGTGTTATTCGCAAATTCAACCTTCTCATTTCATACTGCATGGAATATTTGACTCACTAGAAGTACACATctgccttcttttccttAAAGAGGATGGACCCCACGTGGCCCCAAGATAGAATTACTTACACGAAAATTAGCCTGAGATCTCAGCATCATAGTAATACAATAGAACGAATATAAAAAGAGCTTGCTAGAGCTTCCGAATTGCGTTGCAAGAAGTAATAGTCGTAAATCATGCACTCTGTAAGTAAAGACAGATCGTTTGTTGCTCTCAGACTCATTGGCGAGGAAAGCTTACTATTGTGTGATCAAATAAAAATTAAACAAATCCGCATTGCGGAGAAGGACAGCAAACCGTGCAGCACGGACACGAGATCTGAGGAGCATCACCACCACAGTCCGACCAGAAGTCTACACCTTGATCAGATGCAAGGGTGCACACTCCATTCGGAACTTCCCCAGATAGATTGTTGTTTTCCAATCCAATTTCAGCtggagagagagagaataGTCGTGTCAGACATGAAGCTGCATTTGGGACCCGCCGAGCGGATAGCGACACGAACGTTCGCGATGAAACTTACACAAAAGTCTGAGCAAGCTGAGTTCAGGCGGAATTTGACCTACtattttgtttttgaagAGAAACAACTGCTGAAGGCTGCTCAGACCACCAATGCACGCAGGAATCTCTCCAGAAAATTCGTTATCATCCAGAAATAATGCTTCAAGCTTCTTCATCTCACAAAGGGTGCTCGGCAAAGGACCCACGAGCTTGTTGCTGGACAAATACAGCCCATGCAGCACATTGGTGGAACTAACCGTGAACGGAATACCCTGAAACTTATTCCCGCTTAAAAACAAGATCTCTAATAGAGTTTGAGTGAGTTTGAAAGCCTGACTGCGATACAGCATCAAAGATTGGGCTTCTTACCTAAAGACTCGTGCGTAAAAGCACTGTTCGGCACCGATCCAGTCAGAGCATTCTGGTGAAGGTAGAGAAATCTGAGCGAATTCAGTCTTTCCAAATCAGGAAGTGTTCCAGAGATCTTGTTTGAGGACAGACTTAATGTGATCAAAGAAGTCATATCAAATATCTCATGAGGGAGCGGCCCACTTAGAAGATTCGACTGCATGGAAATGTACTCAAGATGGCTCAAATGTCCAATCCAAGACGGCACAGTACCGGAGAAACTGTTTCGGTCCAAATTGACTGATTTGAGATTGGTAGAATCTGCGATCGCTGCTGGAACAGTCCCTGTGAAGCGATTTCCTTCCATATAGAGAAAGCGCAAGTCGGGGAAACCACTAAGCTTAGGCAAAGATCCAGAAAATTCGTTTTCGCTGAAACTCACGTATTTGATCGGATTGGTTACCAGACCTTCCCAAGGAAGCTCTCCTTCAAAGTTGTTATTGGAGATGACCAATGTTTCCAGACGCTTTAGGAGTTCAACTTGTCTTGGGAGTGTACCCTTCAGCTTGTTATGTTCGAGATTAACGTATCGGAGATTTGTTGCCCGGAATAGATCCACCGGAATTGTTCCTGTAAGGGCGTTATAGTAAAGGCCCAGCTGCTTTAAAGAAATAATGTTACCAATCGTGGACGGTAAGGTTCCTGATAAGCCACGCTCGTTTTTTATGATAAAGTTTTCGAGTTTAGTAAGACGTCCAATCTCTGAAGGCAAAGATCCAATAAGTCCAATGTTGTCTAAAGACAAACCAAAAGAAGCAAATCATTATGACTGTGAGCCTAAAATCCTAAAAAGCTACCTTGACAAATATCTCGAACGTACCAAGAGCAATAGCTTGAATTTCGTTGTTTGAGTTGCACACCATGTTGTCCCAGTAAGCATCCGCACATTCGTCATCTTGCAACCAGACATTGCTTTCCCAATTTGGCCCCCCTGTCGCAAAGTAGAAAACAGCCAAGGAGTAGCGCTGGATCACTCGCTCTGTTGTGAGACTTTCTTTAGCTGCAAACGAAAGCGAGTCCTCAAAAAGCAGCCACTCTCGAGCTCTGAATTGGGGCGAGCTGGAATCAGATAAGGCTGCAGAATCGGAAACTTCCACAACAATGTCGTGTAAGTTTTGTTGTCGACTAGTAAGCATGGGTGCCTTTGAAAAACCATCACCCgtaaaaacaaaaagcaatACCACGACAAT
The sequence above is a segment of the Phaeodactylum tricornutum CCAP 1055/1 chromosome 10, whole genome shotgun sequence genome. Coding sequences within it:
- a CDS encoding helicase_2 (ATP-dependent helicase. Highly closed to the Thalassiosira protein thaps1 162922.), translated to MLKERSALPIFSFRDELLRTIRVNPVTVVCAETGAGKTTQCPQYILEEALLGARGDTTTILCSQPRRVAAISVAERVSDEMCEDSVGRLVGYQIRLESRRSSETRLLFCTTGVILRRLVEDPTLKGISHVIVDEVHERQWQIDVLLVSLRALLQGTRSDLKVVLMSATLDADLFRSFFGGAPLVTVPGRTFPVATYHLEDILEATNHIIEEHSRYALRQYDARETVSMWVSTKGGERKRQTSQINYDLIEDLLEFVLLKNGTTQALSPPEGVDISNGALLIFLPGVGEIKALSERLRSSRMFGDARWFTIVPLHSLLSSAEQRRAFEKPLNGRRNIILSTNIAETSVTIPDVVCVLDSGRVREVHYEKRTATRKLVATWCSKASAKQRAGRAGRVQPGLCLKLFSSLTEQNNMRLATEPEIRRIPLEEVCLNILASGFAVKCSDFLSLTPEPPDPDNVNAALQVLQNIKALTYSDSTLSERLTPLGNHLSRLPVDVRLGKMMVFGTLFRCIDTIATIVAALSASKSPFVMSLQDAHQAKAAHSSFHHPKSDFLTLLNVWEAFNKCDTQSKSRQFCQDNFLSFAVLREMGDARIQYLELLVGIGLLDRVKAGYDNQSRRFDSRLSAKSQYNRNGRKESIVHTVICAGLYPNVARVHLTPQGDQTIWHKQERLFVHSSSVNAKASRQLPICWMGYHEKFGTGNRVSISTTFFVHPLALLLFGGEIVVLHPQKKVTIDGWMELSLAAKTGVMFIQLRKQIDSILSTLIDCTDKKILESEAAESMVDGIVSLLS
- a CDS encoding predicted protein — its product is MGAAISSTLTMCLTYTCCSATNSLCNACLGSTSENSTGRKRSVLLLTLAVAIALWFQYDVGPAIVTKSGWVWKAFQWIPGFGKMLYHAWYDSCEVYKDNDALLQQCAGNAGVYRPTFVASLFFAVLAIVTKVEPYLNKEVWPAKYVVFLFAVTISMFVSSAPMFTGFYLWLARFGATLFVLLQQIILIDVAYNWNEDWVDRADQADRMDYGSGANWLHAIVATCVAFYVAACAGIWILYQNFTGCPENTWIITLTMLGVLGLTAIQLSGQEGSLLTSSVMSLYSVYLAYSMVSKNPNASCNPQLGSNDVWSIVIGLTLTAVSLAWTGWSWTAEERLNVDGVQSAKSVTGAHPIGGNGQINLDVPFLDAEDQPRQGLVTDSDGPAARSGRVANAHVWKLNVVMLLISCFVAMTLTGWGTIEELDENANAANPTVGRVNMAMLGISQWLAIGLYVWTLLAPRLYPDYEFS
- a CDS encoding predicted protein, whose translation is GSLPSEIGRLTKLENFIIKNERGLSGTLPSTIGNIISLKQLGLYYNALTGTIPVDLFRATNLRYVNLEHNKLKGTLPRQVELLKRLETLVISNNNFEGELPWEGLVTNPIKYVSFSENEFSGSLPKLSGFPDLRFLYMEGNRFTGTVPAAIADSTNLKSVNLDRNSFSGTVPSWIGHLSHLEYISMQSNLLSGPLPHEIFDMTSLITLSLSSNKISGTLPDLERLNSLRFLYLHQNALTGSLVGPLPSTLCEMKKLEALFLDDNEFSGEIPACIGGLSSLQQLFLFKNKIVGQIPPELSLLRLL